TTTGCGCCTGTGAGGTTAGCACCAGTCAAGTTGGCACTCGCTAGGTTTGCACCTGATAAGTTTGCATCTGTGAGGTTAGCACCAGTCAGATTTGCAGCGGCTAAGTTGGCATCCAGCAAGTTAGCTCCAACTAAATTTGCTCCCATTAAATTAGTATTAGATAAATCTATTTGCCCAAAATTTACACCAGCTAGCATCGCTTGTGATAAATCAGCACCTGATAAGCTGAGATAAGCAAGAGATGTTGATTGTAGACGTGTTGCAAAAGCTGCTGGATGTAAAACTTTTGTCCTAGCAATTAATATCATTAATGCTTGTGAATAAAATTCAGACAAATTTTCTGGATTGCCACAAGGCCAAAAAGTAGATTTGGTTTGTTGGTGACAAGCACAAAGTAATAAAAATACATTCATTCCCACTGCTGCATGAATCTGTTCTACATTCGCAGGGTTTTGCAACGCTTGAAAATAAGCAAAGGCTTTGTGGGCAATACCTTCATCTAACCAACGACCTCGACAATAGATATCCCAAAAAGATAATAGGCGATCGCACAACAATTCAAAAGCAAATTCATGCTGTGGTTCTCGCCGCAAACTCTCAATCACCAGATTTTCCAATTCCGGGGAAACAATTCCAAAACCAAATAAATTGTAAAGCTGCTGAGCAACACTACTAGCAGACTCTAGCACAAAGGTAAATTCACCATAAGCGTTTTGTTGACTTTGGATAAGTAACTTCAGTTGGGCAACAATAGCTTGAGTACAGAGGAATTCTCCTAATTTGGGATGAGAAAATTCAGTTTGGAGGTGAGGGGTGGGGGAGGGGATAAAATAAAAGGCTGGGAGATTGCTGTGATTGGGTTCTAAAGTAATTTGATGGCGTTGAGAGTGTAAGATTTGTAGGGCGATCGCTTGCATGTGTTCAAGTACATCTTGAGGATGACGGTTTTGCAGCAGATTCGCGATCGCGTCTTGTGTGCGGTGGATATAAGTCGAACCTGAACGCAGCAGCATTGTTTTAACGCCACCAGTTTGCGGATATCCTAATAACCATCGACTCAGACGCTGGTGAATTTCCCATAAAAGAGTAGCGCTAGTAGTTGCTTGAGTCTTGGTAGCTAATAGTAATATCTGCTCATCAAGAAGTCCGTCTCGATGCAAAACTCCTAATAAGTAAAGCATCAAAGGTTGACAGACAAGGGCTGCAAGTTCTGGTAGCTTGGATGCAACAGAGAATACTCCTGACTGTTTGAGGAACGTAAAGAAATTTTGAGCAATGGGCAAAGATTGGACTTGCGCCCATAGTTGAAACCATTGTTTCCACTCTTCCTGTTCCCACGGTTGAATACTAATTCGGCACAATGGCAATGGTAGTTCTAGTTCTTGAGTGATCTCCTCTAAAGCTTGTGAAGTACTAGTCAAAACAATTTTATGCCGAGACTGAGACTGCAAGCCAAACAACTGCTGCATCAAAATAATTTTTGCCTGATTACCTTGACTAGCAGGTGGTAGTTCATCTAAACCATCTAACACAAGCAAACAAGGAGGATAATCTTGTTGCAGCCAATCACCAAGGTGGATATAACGATTAAGAGCAAAACCAGAGTTTAAGGTTGCTGCTAAAGTTTTACCGTACTTGACATCCTTGAGGCGAATTAATATCGGCATCCATGCAGGGTAAAATTCTTTTGCTGCAACTGCTGTCCACATTTGGCAAAAACTAGTTTTTCCATAACCGGCTTCTGACTCAATCACAGCAATAGTATCCAAATGAGCCAGTTGTTGTCGCACCCATGTCATTAAATCAATTGGTTCAGCTGTGTTATGTGGTTGCGAATCACTCTCATTGATTGGTAAACCGTTGAGGGGAACATAAATATCCTTGAGAGCAAAGGATTCCATAAATAATGTTTCTGATTGTCTCTGCATTAAACTAGCTCGGTAGAGTTCCCGCAACAAGTCAATTTTGTCACCTACATGTAAGCCAGTCTCTGGATTTTGCAGATGTTTGTCAGTAGAATTAACAGGGCATAAATTTCCTAATCCAACGAATTTTTGTAGTTGCGCTAGAGGTGGTGCGTTTTCGGCTATCACTGCCAGTAAATGCCCAAACAGTGAATTTTGCAAACGTTGCGTGATTAATTTACTTTCTACTTCCTCCACTCCATTAGCTACAAACCAGGCTTTGACAGCATTATCTATTTGTTGTGCCAGTAATGAATCTGCGACTAAACTTAGAGCTTGTTCAGCTTGAGTATCAGTTAATTTACCTGGGCGGAGAGTTTTG
Above is a genomic segment from Fischerella sp. JS2 containing:
- a CDS encoding pentapeptide repeat-containing protein, giving the protein MSLSIRHWLAENYIEISDISGLSPGQMVSIAFRIVQDMEVKSLIPLDICSLAEVLELPLAAVWQEITVFAQLTESLLRTISYKKPLKRNEGTWLAFQIAYLRGLQQVFVQEKSLQRPWLNQIMLWDSRRGNGEISQNNASMSVRLLQDSQLQGLLKTLRPGKLTDTQAEQALSLVADSLLAQQIDNAVKAWFVANGVEEVESKLITQRLQNSLFGHLLAVIAENAPPLAQLQKFVGLGNLCPVNSTDKHLQNPETGLHVGDKIDLLRELYRASLMQRQSETLFMESFALKDIYVPLNGLPINESDSQPHNTAEPIDLMTWVRQQLAHLDTIAVIESEAGYGKTSFCQMWTAVAAKEFYPAWMPILIRLKDVKYGKTLAATLNSGFALNRYIHLGDWLQQDYPPCLLVLDGLDELPPASQGNQAKIILMQQLFGLQSQSRHKIVLTSTSQALEEITQELELPLPLCRISIQPWEQEEWKQWFQLWAQVQSLPIAQNFFTFLKQSGVFSVASKLPELAALVCQPLMLYLLGVLHRDGLLDEQILLLATKTQATTSATLLWEIHQRLSRWLLGYPQTGGVKTMLLRSGSTYIHRTQDAIANLLQNRHPQDVLEHMQAIALQILHSQRHQITLEPNHSNLPAFYFIPSPTPHLQTEFSHPKLGEFLCTQAIVAQLKLLIQSQQNAYGEFTFVLESASSVAQQLYNLFGFGIVSPELENLVIESLRREPQHEFAFELLCDRLLSFWDIYCRGRWLDEGIAHKAFAYFQALQNPANVEQIHAAVGMNVFLLLCACHQQTKSTFWPCGNPENLSEFYSQALMILIARTKVLHPAAFATRLQSTSLAYLSLSGADLSQAMLAGVNFGQIDLSNTNLMGANLVGANLLDANLAAANLTGANLTDANLSGANLASANLTGANLTGANLHSTNLTNTCLFQAVLQETDKEIAILNGAIFSIKDFQIIKKLLSKSADINNVNSYEKTAVWLNNNAVENIIESAEGKPVMSGDLYEDYADDETVLG